The Vescimonas coprocola genome includes a window with the following:
- the rsmI gene encoding 16S rRNA (cytidine(1402)-2'-O)-methyltransferase, with amino-acid sequence MSGTLYLVATPIGNLGDLSPRGVQTLQEADFIATEDTRVSMKLLNHFDIKKPLVSYHEHNRAAAGQAILARLLAGETCALVTDAGTPAISDPGEDLVRLCGENGVTVQAIPGCCAAVCALAVSGLPTGRFTFEGFLSANKKERREALTRLAAEQRTMVFHEAPHKLRPTLADMLELLGDRPVALCRELTKLHEETIRTTLSGAVALYREKEPRGEYVLVVAGAPRQEAPALTLAEGVAMVQSLRQQGQRMKDAVRRVAEDTGLSRNELYQAALQEE; translated from the coding sequence ATGAGCGGAACATTATATCTGGTGGCCACCCCCATCGGCAATCTGGGGGATCTGTCCCCCCGTGGGGTGCAGACCTTGCAGGAGGCAGACTTCATCGCCACCGAGGACACCCGTGTGTCCATGAAGCTGCTGAACCATTTCGACATCAAAAAGCCGCTGGTCAGCTACCACGAGCACAACCGGGCCGCCGCCGGGCAGGCCATTCTGGCCCGGCTGCTGGCCGGAGAGACGTGTGCGCTGGTGACGGACGCCGGGACCCCTGCCATCAGCGATCCCGGCGAGGATCTGGTGCGGCTGTGCGGGGAAAACGGCGTCACGGTGCAGGCCATCCCCGGCTGCTGCGCCGCCGTGTGCGCTCTGGCGGTGTCGGGGCTGCCTACCGGGCGTTTCACCTTTGAGGGATTCCTCTCTGCCAACAAAAAGGAGCGGCGGGAGGCCCTGACCCGGCTGGCGGCGGAGCAGCGCACCATGGTGTTCCACGAGGCTCCCCACAAGCTGCGGCCCACGCTGGCGGATATGCTGGAGCTGCTGGGAGATCGGCCGGTGGCTCTGTGTCGAGAGCTGACCAAACTCCACGAGGAGACCATCCGCACCACCCTGTCCGGCGCTGTGGCGCTGTACCGGGAGAAGGAGCCACGGGGGGAATACGTGCTGGTGGTGGCGGGAGCCCCCCGGCAGGAGGCCCCGGCCCTGACGCTGGCGGAGGGCGTGGCCATGGTGCAGAGCCTGCGGCAGCAGGGCCAGCGGATGAAGGACGCCGTCCGCCGGGTGGCGGAGGACACAGGTCTCTCCCGCAACGAGCTGTATCAGGCGGCACTGCAGGAGGAGTGA
- a CDS encoding cytoplasmic protein: MIDYTIDYIKAHDFSTGHRKRLLQDRKCGCFYCLKIFAPKEIRNWIEDVGGTAICPYCGIDSVIGEHSGYPITREFLEQMRQYWF, encoded by the coding sequence ATGATCGACTATACCATCGACTATATAAAGGCGCACGATTTTTCCACCGGCCACCGGAAGCGGCTGTTACAGGACAGGAAATGCGGCTGCTTTTATTGTCTGAAAATTTTCGCCCCCAAGGAGATCAGAAATTGGATCGAGGACGTGGGCGGTACGGCGATCTGCCCGTATTGCGGCATAGATTCCGTCATCGGGGAGCATAGCGGGTATCCCATCACCAGAGAATTTCTGGAGCAGATGCGCCAATATTGGTTTTGA
- the recG gene encoding ATP-dependent DNA helicase RecG — MAELSTNVRYIKGIGETRAKALEKLGITTLRDLISYFPRTYEDRTLTRPIRDLTEGENVCVRAMIAADPTAHRIPGGRPIVRTRAVDETGTLDVVFFNQEYRKNSLHRGEIYIFYGKVEGQRRHQMVNPLLEPEGRQHLTGRIMPIYSLTAGISQLMLTQAVRQGLDACRELLPDVLPDEVRREHRLCYINYAYENVHFPDSPEALTQARRRLAFEELFLLTCGLRLLRSRREDVFGPVCRKVSMDLFYNALPFTLTDAQRRAVEDTIGDMTAGRPMNRLCQGDVGSGKTMVAAACIWFAAQSGWQSALMAPTEILARQHFETLSPLMARLGLTCALLTGSTRSKERRETLAGLAGGTIDLCIGTHALLTGDVQYGRLGLVVTDEQHRFGVNQRAALSQKAEAPHMLVLSATPIPRTLALVIYGDLDVSVIDQLPPGRQKVDTFALGESYRPRVNAFLRKQVQEGHQVFIVCPLVGDGDTLPDERKAVTAYAKKLQEETFPDLRVSVLHGKMKPKEKEKVMETFAAGESDILVSTTVVEVGVDVPNATCMVVENAERFGLSQLHQLRGRVGRGQAKSYCILLSEHPSEETRRRLKVMTRTNNGFEISQEDLHLRGPGDFFGQRQHGLPTLKIADLACDMQLLEEAQSAARALLCRDEDLSRPEHRPLLERVRELFHDTADSMN; from the coding sequence ATGGCGGAGCTATCCACCAACGTGCGGTATATCAAGGGCATCGGAGAGACACGGGCCAAGGCTCTGGAGAAGCTGGGCATCACCACCCTGCGTGACCTCATCAGCTATTTCCCCCGCACCTACGAGGATCGGACACTGACCCGCCCCATCCGTGACCTGACGGAGGGGGAGAATGTCTGCGTCCGGGCCATGATCGCCGCCGACCCCACCGCCCACCGCATCCCCGGCGGCCGCCCCATCGTCCGCACCCGTGCCGTGGACGAGACGGGAACGCTGGATGTGGTATTTTTCAATCAGGAGTACCGGAAAAACAGCCTCCACCGGGGGGAGATCTACATCTTCTACGGCAAGGTGGAGGGCCAGCGCCGTCATCAGATGGTGAACCCTCTGCTGGAGCCGGAGGGCCGCCAGCACCTGACAGGGCGCATCATGCCCATCTACTCCCTGACGGCAGGCATCAGCCAGCTGATGCTGACTCAGGCGGTGCGGCAGGGACTGGACGCCTGCCGGGAGCTGCTGCCGGACGTACTGCCGGATGAGGTGCGGCGGGAGCACCGCCTGTGCTACATCAACTATGCTTACGAAAACGTCCACTTCCCCGACTCGCCGGAGGCGCTGACCCAAGCCCGGCGCCGTCTGGCTTTCGAGGAGCTGTTCCTGCTGACCTGTGGCCTCCGGCTGCTGCGGAGCCGCCGGGAGGACGTGTTCGGCCCGGTGTGCCGCAAGGTCTCCATGGATCTCTTTTATAACGCCCTGCCCTTCACTCTGACGGACGCCCAGCGCCGTGCCGTGGAGGATACCATAGGTGACATGACCGCCGGTCGCCCCATGAACCGCCTGTGTCAGGGGGATGTGGGCAGCGGCAAGACCATGGTGGCGGCGGCCTGCATCTGGTTCGCCGCCCAGAGCGGGTGGCAGTCGGCCCTGATGGCCCCTACGGAGATCCTGGCCCGGCAGCATTTTGAAACGCTGTCGCCCCTGATGGCCCGGCTGGGCCTGACCTGCGCCCTGCTCACAGGCTCTACCCGTTCCAAGGAGCGGCGGGAAACACTGGCGGGACTGGCCGGAGGCACCATCGACCTGTGCATTGGCACCCACGCCTTACTGACGGGGGACGTGCAGTACGGACGGCTGGGGCTGGTGGTGACGGACGAGCAGCACCGCTTCGGCGTCAACCAGCGGGCGGCCCTGAGCCAGAAGGCGGAGGCTCCCCATATGCTGGTGCTGTCGGCCACACCCATTCCCCGGACGCTGGCGTTGGTGATCTACGGTGATCTGGATGTGTCGGTCATCGACCAGCTGCCGCCGGGACGGCAGAAGGTGGATACCTTCGCCTTGGGGGAGAGCTACCGCCCACGGGTCAACGCCTTCCTGCGCAAGCAGGTGCAGGAGGGGCATCAGGTGTTCATCGTCTGCCCGCTGGTGGGGGACGGTGATACCCTCCCCGACGAGCGGAAGGCCGTCACGGCCTACGCCAAAAAGCTGCAGGAGGAGACCTTCCCGGACCTGCGGGTATCGGTGCTCCACGGCAAGATGAAGCCTAAGGAAAAGGAGAAGGTCATGGAGACCTTTGCCGCCGGGGAGAGCGATATTCTGGTGTCCACCACCGTGGTGGAGGTGGGCGTGGACGTCCCCAACGCCACCTGTATGGTGGTGGAGAACGCCGAGCGCTTCGGCCTGTCCCAGCTGCACCAGCTGCGTGGCCGGGTGGGCCGTGGTCAGGCCAAGAGCTACTGCATCCTGCTGTCGGAGCATCCCAGTGAGGAGACCCGGCGGCGGCTGAAGGTCATGACCCGCACCAACAACGGCTTTGAAATTTCTCAGGAGGACCTGCACCTGCGTGGCCCCGGCGACTTCTTCGGCCAGCGCCAGCACGGCCTGCCTACCCTGAAAATTGCGGATCTGGCCTGCGATATGCAGCTGCTGGAGGAGGCCCAGTCCGCCGCCAGAGCGCTGCTGTGCCGGGACGAGGATCTCTCCCGGCCGGAGCACCGCCCCCTGCTGGAGCGTGTCCGGGAGCTGTTCCACGATACCGCCGACTCCATGAACTGA
- a CDS encoding magnesium transporter CorA family protein — MSELYELLTFEAFGQRYPELTSRHQILPGRGIFCKAERLQSGVIGTYAMPQRMAPTGEKHFFGYYLTEKKLLLVEKGGFLQGLLPGLPGETPAQLLSELLARLTAEDMESLQHYEERLTALEEVLLAQQAEDFDKKLFRIRRELSVLAGYYAQLDDLYAVLADAIPDAEEHVQRLLEHLSGKAQRLLTMTEQEKEYSLQLREMHQTQVDMRQNQIMKILTIVTTVFLPLSLIAGWYGMNFQNMPELTAEHGYLVICIVSVVCVLVELWIFKRKKWF, encoded by the coding sequence ATGAGCGAATTATATGAGCTGCTGACCTTTGAAGCCTTTGGCCAGCGCTATCCGGAGCTGACCTCCCGGCACCAGATCCTGCCGGGACGGGGCATATTCTGCAAGGCGGAGCGGCTCCAGAGCGGCGTCATCGGGACCTACGCCATGCCTCAGCGCATGGCCCCCACCGGCGAAAAGCACTTCTTCGGCTACTATCTGACGGAGAAAAAACTGCTGCTGGTGGAAAAGGGCGGTTTTTTGCAGGGCCTGCTGCCGGGCCTTCCGGGGGAGACCCCGGCTCAGCTGCTGTCGGAGCTGCTGGCCCGGCTGACGGCGGAGGACATGGAAAGCCTCCAGCACTACGAGGAGCGCCTGACGGCATTGGAGGAAGTTCTGCTGGCGCAACAGGCGGAGGATTTCGACAAGAAGCTGTTCCGCATCCGCCGGGAGCTGTCGGTGCTGGCGGGCTACTATGCCCAGCTGGACGACCTCTATGCCGTGCTGGCCGATGCCATCCCGGACGCAGAGGAGCACGTCCAGCGGCTGCTGGAGCATCTCTCCGGCAAGGCCCAGCGGCTGCTGACCATGACGGAGCAGGAGAAGGAGTATTCCCTCCAGCTGCGGGAGATGCACCAGACGCAGGTGGATATGCGGCAGAACCAGATCATGAAGATCCTCACCATTGTCACCACAGTGTTTCTGCCGCTGTCCCTCATTGCCGGATGGTACGGCATGAACTTCCAAAATATGCCGGAGCTGACGGCGGAGCACGGCTATCTGGTGATCTGCATCGTCAGCGTGGTATGCGTGCTGGTGGAGCTGTGGATCTTCAAACGGAAAAAATGGTTTTAA